The following are encoded together in the Acidimicrobiales bacterium genome:
- the ileS gene encoding isoleucine--tRNA ligase, protein MADQPYSPVDPRPSFPEIERRILESWSAGHTFERSVEARPPGPDGANEFVFYDGPPFANGLPHYGHLLTGYVKDVVPRYQTMKGRRVERRFGWDCHGLPVEMEVEKDLEVAGRAAIADFGIERFNDTCRTSVMRYTKEWERYVTRQARWVDFSNDYKTMDISYMESVMWAFKQLWNKGLVYEAHRVMPYSWGAETPLSNFEIRLDDATRPRQDPAITVSFTLDPRDGDPGPMHILAWTTTPWTLPSNLALAVGPDIDYAIVEEDGEHYLIGADAMGHYESQLAGTRHVGTITGADLIGRTYQPLFPYFADVANSFRIIPADFIDTAEGTGIVHIAPGFGEDDQRIGEEHGIGLVVPVDEAGRFTEDVPEWAGENVLEANTPIIRHLKELGRVVKHETYEHNYPHCWRTDTPIIYRAMSSWYVTVTDFRDRMVELNQQINWIPDHVRDGQFGKWIAGARDWSISRNRFWGSPIPVWKSDDPDHPRVDVYGSLDEIERDFGVRPTDLHRPTIDQLVRPNPDDPTGKSMMRRVPEVLDCWFESGSMPFAQVHYPFENKEWFDHHHPGDFIVEYVAQTRGWFYTLHVLATALFDTPAFQNVICHGVVLDHEGKKLSKSKRNYPDPEDLFETIGADALRWHLMSSPILRGGDLRIATDGSDVAEVVRQVLMPIWNAYSFFVLYANADRRRATARANSPHVLDRYILAKTRHVLETVTASLDDYHLADACAEIQTFIDALNNWYIRRSRERFWGGEDGSGSADAHDTLFTVLTTLTRVAAPLLPMLTEEIHRNLTGTDSVHLADWPDPDELPADTDLVRDMDRVRDVCTAALFLREEHGLRTRLPLRDLTVAGADSERLAPFVELIADEVNVKSVSLTDDLASHADFVLRPNGRVLGPKLGGDTQKVMGAARSGEWTLDGDRVAVAGHSLEPGEFELTLKPREGETSQALRTNDAVAVLDTEVTSELAAEGRARDLVRLVQQARKDAGLEVTDRISLRVQSDSSAVSSAVTDHRDWIATQVLAVDIADATTGTGHTATGEIDQDPVTIEVENANRG, encoded by the coding sequence ATGGCCGACCAGCCCTACTCCCCTGTCGATCCACGACCCTCGTTCCCCGAGATCGAGCGGCGGATCCTGGAGTCGTGGTCGGCCGGACACACCTTCGAGCGCTCGGTCGAGGCCCGCCCTCCGGGCCCCGACGGGGCCAACGAGTTCGTCTTCTACGATGGCCCGCCGTTCGCCAACGGACTCCCCCACTACGGGCACCTCCTCACCGGCTATGTGAAGGACGTGGTCCCCCGCTACCAGACCATGAAGGGCCGCCGCGTCGAGCGCCGCTTCGGCTGGGACTGCCACGGCCTGCCCGTCGAGATGGAGGTCGAGAAGGACCTCGAGGTCGCCGGCCGAGCCGCAATCGCCGACTTCGGCATCGAGCGCTTCAACGACACCTGCCGCACCTCGGTGATGCGCTACACCAAGGAGTGGGAGCGCTATGTCACCCGCCAGGCTCGCTGGGTCGACTTCAGCAACGACTACAAGACCATGGACATCTCCTACATGGAGAGCGTCATGTGGGCCTTCAAGCAGCTCTGGAACAAGGGGCTGGTCTATGAGGCCCACCGGGTCATGCCGTATTCGTGGGGCGCCGAGACGCCCCTGTCGAACTTCGAGATCCGTCTCGACGACGCCACCCGTCCCCGCCAGGATCCCGCCATCACCGTGTCGTTCACCCTCGACCCCCGCGACGGCGATCCGGGCCCCATGCACATCCTCGCCTGGACCACGACTCCTTGGACGCTCCCCTCGAACCTGGCGCTCGCCGTTGGCCCCGACATCGACTACGCCATCGTCGAAGAGGACGGCGAGCACTACCTGATCGGTGCCGACGCCATGGGCCACTACGAGAGCCAGCTCGCGGGCACGCGCCACGTCGGCACCATCACCGGTGCCGACCTGATCGGCCGCACCTACCAGCCGCTGTTCCCCTACTTCGCCGACGTTGCGAACAGCTTCCGGATCATCCCCGCCGACTTCATCGACACCGCTGAGGGTACCGGCATCGTCCACATCGCGCCCGGCTTCGGCGAGGACGACCAGCGCATCGGCGAAGAGCACGGGATCGGCCTGGTTGTGCCGGTCGACGAGGCCGGGCGCTTCACCGAGGATGTCCCCGAGTGGGCCGGCGAGAACGTGCTCGAGGCCAACACCCCCATCATCCGCCACCTCAAGGAGCTCGGCCGGGTCGTCAAGCACGAGACCTACGAGCACAACTACCCTCACTGCTGGCGCACCGACACGCCGATCATCTACCGGGCGATGAGCTCGTGGTACGTCACGGTGACCGACTTCCGCGACCGCATGGTCGAGCTCAACCAGCAGATCAACTGGATCCCCGACCACGTCCGCGACGGCCAGTTCGGCAAGTGGATCGCCGGCGCCCGTGACTGGTCGATCAGCCGCAACCGGTTCTGGGGCTCACCCATCCCGGTGTGGAAGAGCGACGATCCCGACCATCCACGTGTCGATGTCTACGGCAGCCTCGACGAGATCGAACGTGACTTCGGGGTCCGCCCCACCGACCTGCACCGGCCCACGATCGACCAACTGGTCCGCCCCAACCCCGACGACCCAACCGGCAAGTCGATGATGCGACGGGTGCCGGAGGTGCTCGACTGCTGGTTCGAGTCGGGATCGATGCCCTTCGCCCAGGTCCACTACCCGTTCGAGAACAAGGAGTGGTTCGACCACCACCACCCCGGCGACTTCATCGTGGAGTACGTCGCCCAGACCCGCGGCTGGTTCTACACCCTGCACGTGCTGGCCACCGCGCTGTTCGACACCCCCGCGTTCCAGAACGTGATCTGTCACGGCGTGGTGCTCGATCACGAGGGCAAGAAGCTGTCGAAGTCGAAGCGCAACTATCCCGACCCCGAGGATCTGTTCGAGACCATCGGCGCCGACGCGCTGCGCTGGCACCTCATGTCCTCGCCCATCCTCCGCGGCGGCGACCTGCGGATCGCCACCGACGGTTCCGATGTCGCCGAGGTGGTGCGCCAGGTGCTCATGCCCATCTGGAACGCCTACTCGTTCTTCGTGCTCTACGCGAACGCCGACCGACGCCGGGCCACCGCGCGCGCCAACTCGCCGCACGTGCTCGACCGCTACATCTTGGCCAAGACCCGACACGTCCTCGAGACCGTGACCGCCTCACTCGACGACTACCACCTGGCCGACGCCTGCGCCGAGATCCAGACCTTCATCGACGCGCTCAACAACTGGTACATCCGCCGTTCCCGCGAGCGCTTCTGGGGTGGCGAGGACGGTTCCGGGTCCGCCGACGCCCACGACACCCTCTTCACGGTGCTGACCACCCTCACCAGGGTTGCCGCGCCGCTGCTGCCGATGCTCACCGAGGAGATCCACCGCAACCTCACCGGGACGGACAGCGTGCACCTCGCGGACTGGCCCGACCCCGACGAGCTACCGGCCGACACCGACCTCGTCCGCGACATGGACCGCGTCCGCGACGTGTGCACCGCCGCGCTGTTCCTGCGCGAGGAGCATGGTCTCCGCACCCGCCTGCCGTTGCGGGACCTCACCGTCGCGGGAGCCGACAGCGAACGCCTCGCCCCCTTCGTCGAGCTCATCGCCGACGAGGTGAACGTCAAGTCCGTGTCGCTGACCGACGACCTCGCGTCGCATGCAGACTTCGTCCTACGACCAAACGGTCGGGTGCTCGGACCCAAGCTCGGCGGCGACACCCAGAAGGTGATGGGCGCGGCCCGAAGTGGGGAGTGGACCCTCGACGGAGACCGGGTGGCCGTCGCTGGTCACTCACTCGAACCCGGTGAGTTCGAGCTGACGCTCAAGCCCCGCGAGGGCGAGACCAGCCAGGCGCTACGTACCAACGACGCAGTGGCGGTCCTCGACACCGAGGTCACATCCGAACTCGCCGCCGAAGGCCGGGCACGAGACCTCGTGAGGCTCGTCCAGCAGGCCCGCAAGGATGCAGGGCTGGAGGTGACCGACCGCATCTCGCTGCGCGTTCAGAGCGACTCCTCGGCGGTGAGCAGTGCCGTCACCGACCATCGAGACTGGATCGCGACCCAGGTGCTGGCGGTCGACATCGCCGACGCGACCACCGGGACCGGCCACACCGCCACCGGGGAGATCGACCAGGACCCCGTCACCATCGAGGTGGAGAACGCCAACCGCGGTTGA
- a CDS encoding TraR/DksA C4-type zinc finger protein, whose translation MAKTPFGAKFLEHQRQALLKERARYTHQADSLKAEADLLMLDRDPGDVQFDDESGEGDTVAVERERDLALSAQARAAVDEIDAALARIDNGTYGICVTSGLPIPKERLEAIPWAAERVEFKVGGFNRR comes from the coding sequence GTGGCCAAGACGCCGTTCGGAGCGAAGTTCCTCGAGCATCAGCGACAAGCGCTGCTCAAGGAGCGAGCCCGTTACACCCACCAGGCCGACAGCCTCAAGGCCGAGGCCGACCTGCTCATGCTCGATCGCGATCCTGGAGACGTCCAGTTCGACGACGAGTCCGGAGAGGGCGACACCGTGGCCGTCGAGCGCGAGCGCGACCTGGCGCTGAGCGCACAGGCGAGGGCGGCGGTCGACGAGATCGACGCCGCACTTGCGCGGATCGACAACGGCACCTACGGCATCTGTGTGACCTCTGGCCTGCCGATCCCGAAGGAACGACTAGAGGCCATTCCGTGGGCGGCCGAGCGGGTGGAGTTCAAGGTCGGGGGGTTCAACCGCCGGTGA
- the lspA gene encoding signal peptidase II, translating to MTSSPVHRRAVGPVALAAVLVVIDQISKHWAVTSLADGRIIELVGTLQLRLAFNTGMSFGLGAGWGRLIAPLAALVVVGLLLMVGRIPNRLGLFAVGLVMGGAIGNLIDRAFRAGDGFLGGGVVDFIDLQWWPVFNVADMAIVVGAVLLAIATWGADDGSDTEQAGASRDAGAARDSA from the coding sequence GTGACCTCGAGCCCGGTCCACCGGCGGGCGGTGGGACCGGTCGCGCTTGCTGCGGTGCTGGTGGTCATCGACCAGATCTCCAAGCACTGGGCGGTCACCTCGCTGGCCGACGGCCGCATCATCGAGCTCGTGGGGACCCTGCAGCTGCGTCTCGCGTTCAACACGGGAATGTCGTTCGGGCTGGGCGCCGGCTGGGGCCGGCTCATCGCTCCGTTGGCCGCGCTCGTGGTCGTCGGCCTGCTCCTGATGGTCGGCCGGATCCCGAACCGACTCGGCCTGTTCGCGGTCGGCCTGGTCATGGGCGGAGCGATCGGCAACCTGATCGACCGCGCGTTCCGTGCAGGCGACGGGTTCCTCGGTGGAGGCGTGGTCGACTTCATCGACCTGCAGTGGTGGCCGGTCTTCAACGTTGCCGACATGGCGATCGTCGTCGGGGCGGTGCTGTTGGCGATCGCCACCTGGGGCGCCGACGACGGATCCGACACCGAGCAGGCAGGAGCGAGTCGCGATGCCGGCGCAGCACGAGACTCTGCCTGA
- a CDS encoding RluA family pseudouridine synthase: protein MPAQHETLPDSLDGERLDRVVAMVSGCSRSEASTMIADGAVTLDGDVVTLRSTKVSGGQEVSIEVPESPAGSSIEPDPSVALDVVHVDDDVIVVDKPAGLVVHPGSGNAMGTLVQGVVAIWPEVAQVGEPERPGIVHRIDKGTSGLLVVARTQRAYESLVDQFGSRSVEREYLALCWGHLDSPSGLIEAPIGRRASDPTKMAVTNQGREARTRFEVRETFSDPSEVSLLACRLETGRTHQIRVHLAAIGHPIVGDRQYGGARSPIPCARPWLHAAQLGFDHPGTGQRLRFRSELPEDLAGVLGGLS from the coding sequence ATGCCGGCGCAGCACGAGACTCTGCCTGACAGCCTCGACGGCGAACGCCTCGACCGGGTGGTGGCCATGGTGTCGGGGTGCAGTCGATCCGAGGCGAGCACCATGATCGCCGACGGCGCGGTGACACTGGATGGCGACGTCGTCACTCTGCGATCGACCAAGGTCAGCGGTGGTCAAGAGGTCTCGATCGAGGTGCCCGAGTCGCCGGCAGGCTCGTCGATCGAGCCCGACCCGTCGGTGGCGCTCGACGTGGTCCACGTCGATGACGATGTCATCGTCGTGGACAAGCCCGCCGGGCTCGTGGTGCACCCGGGCTCGGGAAACGCCATGGGAACGCTCGTGCAGGGAGTAGTGGCCATCTGGCCGGAGGTCGCCCAGGTCGGTGAGCCGGAGCGGCCCGGCATCGTGCACCGGATCGACAAGGGCACGAGCGGTCTCCTGGTCGTTGCCCGCACCCAGCGGGCCTACGAGTCGCTGGTGGATCAGTTCGGATCCCGTTCGGTCGAGCGCGAGTATCTGGCCCTGTGCTGGGGCCATCTCGACTCGCCGAGTGGTCTCATCGAGGCGCCGATCGGCAGGAGGGCCTCTGACCCGACCAAGATGGCGGTCACCAACCAGGGCCGCGAGGCGCGGACTCGCTTCGAGGTGCGGGAGACCTTCAGCGATCCCTCGGAGGTGAGCCTCCTGGCGTGCAGGCTCGAGACGGGTCGAACCCACCAGATTCGCGTGCACCTGGCCGCGATCGGACACCCCATCGTCGGCGACCGCCAGTACGGCGGCGCTCGCTCGCCGATCCCGTGCGCGCGGCCATGGCTCCACGCCGCCCAGCTCGGCTTCGATCACCCCGGCACCGGGCAGCGCCTCAGGTTCAGGTCGGAGCTGCCGGAGGACCTCGCCGGGGTGCTCGGGGGTCTCTCCTAG
- a CDS encoding DUF222 domain-containing protein has product MSHDNEAEHGEGVGDVEGGKRAEHAVLSANAARYAESTPDERLAALEQLAAVLCATHAEILDILAASAAQGDHDLDGATDVAPWLVGRLGLARSNADEWVRAGQALQALPALRGAYARGELSWDQVRPATKFVTPDADTEQAAALPGHSAHQIALMARQARPVPDDEANDAHANRGFRWRRDHRKGGYCYSGFLPFDQGEAVNQAIDSIAENWGPDPEVGRWAPIATRRADALHDLATRKLGSASAPDRATVVIHVDAAVVDGETPGNGFIGDLALCQSGVMRSMCDARVEVALHGPDGATVGVARASQQVPWWQRRQVHGRDICCRGFGCGRKIRQIHHIHHWTDGGETNLDNLVGLCWEHHRLVHEGGWTIEGNPNGEITFISPDGRRRLPSRPQPLHPKVRTQLRRINNGNLRPTPETARRDPRAPRRGPPAAPT; this is encoded by the coding sequence GTGAGCCACGACAACGAGGCGGAGCACGGCGAAGGCGTCGGAGACGTCGAGGGCGGCAAGCGCGCCGAGCATGCGGTCCTGTCAGCGAACGCGGCCCGCTACGCCGAGTCCACCCCCGATGAGCGCCTGGCCGCCCTCGAACAGCTCGCAGCGGTGCTGTGTGCCACCCACGCCGAGATCCTCGACATCCTGGCTGCCTCAGCAGCTCAGGGCGACCACGACCTCGACGGCGCCACCGACGTGGCCCCGTGGCTGGTCGGGCGCCTGGGGCTGGCCCGCTCCAACGCCGACGAGTGGGTGCGAGCCGGCCAGGCCCTCCAGGCGCTGCCGGCGCTGCGCGGCGCCTACGCACGCGGTGAGCTGTCGTGGGACCAGGTGAGACCCGCCACCAAGTTCGTCACCCCCGACGCCGACACCGAACAGGCGGCAGCACTGCCTGGACACTCGGCCCACCAGATCGCGTTGATGGCCCGCCAGGCCCGACCCGTTCCCGACGACGAGGCCAACGACGCCCACGCCAACCGGGGGTTCCGATGGCGACGTGACCACCGCAAGGGTGGCTACTGCTACAGCGGGTTCTTGCCCTTCGACCAGGGCGAGGCGGTCAACCAGGCGATCGACTCGATCGCCGAGAACTGGGGCCCCGACCCCGAAGTTGGCCGGTGGGCGCCGATCGCCACCCGCCGCGCCGACGCTCTCCACGACCTCGCCACCCGCAAACTCGGCTCCGCCTCCGCTCCCGACCGGGCCACCGTGGTCATCCACGTCGACGCTGCTGTGGTCGACGGCGAGACACCGGGCAACGGGTTCATCGGCGACCTCGCCCTCTGCCAGAGCGGGGTCATGCGCTCCATGTGCGACGCCCGCGTCGAGGTCGCGCTGCACGGCCCCGACGGCGCCACCGTCGGTGTCGCCCGGGCCAGCCAACAGGTCCCGTGGTGGCAGCGCCGCCAGGTCCACGGCCGAGACATCTGCTGCCGCGGGTTCGGTTGCGGACGCAAGATCCGCCAGATCCACCACATCCACCACTGGACCGACGGCGGTGAGACCAACCTCGACAACCTCGTGGGTCTGTGCTGGGAACACCACCGCCTCGTCCACGAAGGCGGCTGGACCATCGAGGGCAACCCCAACGGCGAGATCACCTTCATCAGCCCCGACGGCCGACGCCGCCTCCCCAGCCGGCCCCAACCGCTTCACCCCAAGGTCCGCACCCAACTCCGACGCATCAACAACGGCAATCTCCGACCGACCCCAGAAACCGCTAGGAGAGACCCCCGAGCACCCCGGCGAGGTCCTCCGGCAGCTCCGACCTGA
- a CDS encoding Rrf2 family transcriptional regulator: MKVSTRGDYACRALLSLTLHADHEGPTSVRDIAERTGLPQPYLEQILLALKGAGLVRSKRGVGGGYVLARDPATVTLADVVSAVDGPIVAGDFGEPHQDGACDHEGQCVLLAVWAEVGEHMRRHLEGTTLADVAAMARGQQDWPEVD, encoded by the coding sequence GTGAAGGTTTCGACTCGCGGTGACTACGCCTGCCGGGCGCTGCTCTCCCTCACGTTGCACGCCGACCACGAAGGCCCCACCTCGGTTCGCGACATCGCCGAGCGGACCGGGCTGCCCCAGCCCTACCTCGAACAGATCCTCCTCGCACTCAAGGGTGCGGGGCTGGTTCGGTCCAAGCGCGGTGTGGGCGGCGGCTACGTGCTCGCCCGAGACCCGGCGACCGTCACCTTGGCCGACGTCGTCAGCGCAGTCGACGGGCCCATCGTCGCCGGCGACTTCGGCGAACCCCACCAGGACGGTGCCTGCGACCACGAGGGTCAGTGCGTGCTGCTGGCGGTCTGGGCCGAGGTGGGCGAACACATGCGCCGCCACCTCGAAGGCACCACGCTGGCCGACGTCGCGGCGATGGCTCGCGGCCAGCAGGACTGGCCCGAGGTCGACTGA
- a CDS encoding alkaline phosphatase family protein, giving the protein MSPSEPPVADQPDSVHEHPCLPDYGGACISNVVPALLEWDETPSWLPSPVVDADQVVLLVLDGLGWEQLQHYAHLVPTLASLAGGPVASVVPSTTATALTSITTGLPPGEHGVVGYRMAVEGEVLNVLRWSTARGDARDRFPPERLQDVSPFAGQRPPIVTKAEFATSGFSGAHLHQVRFHGYRMPSTMLVHLHRLLQANEPFIYAYYDGIDKVGHEYGFGDCFESELVAADRLAADIIDLLPPRASLIVTADHGQVETGGNVTSPHHQVLAETAMQSGEGRFRWFHARPGRSQALLEALVTHHGHQAWIRTRDEAISQGWYGPKVSDMARARMGDVLLAPWGTLAFLEPNDTGPFQLVGRHGSVTPAEMLVPLIAARG; this is encoded by the coding sequence ATGAGTCCGAGCGAACCCCCTGTCGCGGACCAGCCAGACTCGGTTCACGAGCACCCGTGCCTCCCCGACTACGGCGGAGCATGCATCTCCAACGTGGTTCCCGCCCTGCTCGAGTGGGACGAGACGCCCAGCTGGTTGCCGTCCCCGGTGGTCGATGCCGACCAGGTGGTGCTGCTCGTGCTCGATGGCCTGGGGTGGGAGCAGCTCCAGCACTACGCCCACCTGGTGCCGACCCTCGCGAGTCTGGCCGGTGGTCCGGTGGCGAGCGTGGTTCCCTCCACCACGGCCACTGCGCTGACCTCCATCACCACCGGGCTTCCACCGGGAGAGCACGGTGTCGTCGGCTACCGCATGGCCGTCGAGGGCGAGGTGCTCAACGTGTTGCGCTGGTCGACCGCCCGCGGCGACGCACGCGACCGGTTCCCGCCCGAGCGTCTCCAAGACGTCAGTCCCTTCGCCGGCCAGCGCCCCCCGATCGTCACCAAGGCCGAGTTCGCCACGTCGGGGTTCAGCGGTGCCCACCTGCACCAGGTCCGGTTCCACGGCTACCGCATGCCGTCGACGATGTTGGTCCACCTCCACCGTCTGCTGCAGGCCAACGAGCCGTTCATCTACGCCTACTACGACGGCATCGACAAGGTGGGCCACGAGTACGGGTTCGGCGACTGCTTCGAGTCGGAGCTGGTGGCCGCCGATCGCCTGGCGGCCGACATCATCGACCTGTTGCCACCGCGCGCGTCGCTGATCGTCACCGCCGACCACGGCCAGGTCGAGACCGGCGGCAACGTCACCAGTCCCCACCACCAGGTGCTCGCCGAGACCGCCATGCAGTCCGGTGAAGGACGCTTCCGGTGGTTCCACGCCCGCCCCGGTCGGTCCCAGGCGTTGCTCGAAGCCCTGGTCACCCACCACGGCCACCAGGCGTGGATCCGCACCCGCGACGAAGCGATCAGCCAGGGCTGGTACGGGCCCAAGGTGAGCGACATGGCCCGGGCCCGGATGGGCGACGTGCTGCTCGCCCCATGGGGCACCCTGGCCTTCCTCGAGCCCAACGACACCGGTCCGTTCCAACTCGTCGGACGCCACGGATCGGTGACGCCGGCCGAGATGCTGGTGCCGCTCATCGCCGCCAGAGGGTGA
- a CDS encoding proteasome activator has protein sequence MSEHQRSPHDPADAPERGELITPFTPDGQRAKKHDDRRESVDEPAKVMRIGSMIKQLLDEVRTTQLDEASRDRLRDIYDLSITELGSALSEDLRDELKRLTMPFGAEELPSDAELRVAKAQLVGWLEGLFHGIQATLFAQQVAARQQLEQMRSAELPSGEQGGRQSPSTDRPGTYL, from the coding sequence ATGTCGGAACACCAGCGCTCACCCCACGATCCGGCCGATGCTCCCGAGCGTGGAGAGCTCATCACCCCCTTCACTCCGGACGGACAGCGCGCCAAGAAGCACGACGACCGACGTGAGTCGGTCGATGAGCCCGCCAAGGTGATGCGCATCGGCTCGATGATCAAACAGCTGCTCGACGAGGTGCGAACCACCCAGCTCGACGAAGCCAGCCGCGACCGTCTGCGTGACATCTACGACCTGTCGATCACCGAGCTGGGCAGTGCGCTCTCCGAGGATCTCCGTGACGAGCTCAAGCGGCTCACCATGCCCTTCGGGGCCGAGGAGCTTCCGTCAGACGCCGAGCTCCGGGTGGCCAAGGCGCAGCTGGTTGGCTGGCTCGAAGGCCTCTTCCACGGCATCCAGGCCACGCTGTTCGCGCAGCAGGTCGCCGCCCGCCAGCAGCTCGAGCAGATGCGCTCGGCAGAGCTCCCGAGTGGTGAGCAGGGGGGTCGGCAGAGTCCGTCGACCGATCGCCCCGGCACCTACCTCTGA